The Synechococcus sp. WH 8101 sequence TGGCTTTGAGCAGGAGCGTGTCGCCGGACTGAAGCCAGGCCGCCAGCACCGGCACGGCCTGCTCGGGGGTGTCAACCCGCTGAAGGCGGGGGAGGGCGGCAGCGGCCTCGGCCATGGCGTCGGCTTCTGCTCCCGCCATCACCAGCACCAGACCATCAATCCCGCAGGCCACCGCCCGTTCCGCCACCTGCCGGTGCAGCGCCACGCTCTGGTCTCCCAGCTCAAGCATGGTGCCCAGCACCGCAAAGCGCCGCCCAGCCTGTTGCGCCAACAACTCCAGGGCGGCGAGCACCGCCTCCGGTGAGGCGTTGTAGGTCTCATCGAGCACCTGGATGCCGGCCAGCTCCATGCGGCGATTGCGCCCGCCGGGAACGGCAACCTGCAGATCCTGAAGCTGCGCCAACGGCACGCCGAGCTCCTCCGCCACCGTGAGCGCCAGCAACAGATTGCGGGCGTTATGGCGCCCCTCGAGCGGCAGACGGATCGCGAAGCCATCGAGCCGCAGCACCCCGGCGCAGGCATCGACGACACCGAGGCGATCCACCGGAGCTTCGGGCCGCACAGACCCGAGAGCATCCCCCTCCAACGCCACACGCCGTACCCGACCGCGCCAGCACTGCGCCAGGGCCGCCTCCAGCAGGGGATCACCGGCAGGAATCACCACCAGACCATCGGCCGCCAACGACGCGGTGATCTCACATTTGGCGGCAGCGATCGCTTCCCGACTGCCGAGACGACCGATGTGAGCCGTGCCGATGTTGGTGATTACCGCGATCTGCGGTTCGGCGCATCGGGAGAGACGGGCGATCTCACCGGGGCCGCGCATCCCCATCTCGATCACGGCAGCGCCGTGCTCCGGACCCACACCGAGCACGGTGAGCGGCACTCCGACGTCGTTGTTGTTGTTGCCGATGCTCGCCTGCACGACACCAAGGGGCGCCAAAGCAGCGCGGATCAGCTCCCGCGTGGTGGTTTTGCCGGCGGACCCGGTCACCGCCACCACGGGGCACGGGAGCTGGCGGCGATGGGCGCGGGCCAGCATCTGGTAAGCCTCCAGGGTGTCGTTGACGCGCCAGTGGAGCAACCCAGATGGCATGGGGTCGCTCCAAGCGGTCGCCACCACGGCGGCCTGGGCCGAGCGAGCGGCGGCTTCTGGCAGGAAGCGATGGCCATCAAAGCGCTCGCCCACCAGGGGCACGAAAAAGGCCCCGGCCACGAGCTGGCGGCTATCGGTGCAGACCGGGCCCAGGGGCTGATCCAGCAGCTCTGGGTGCTGCAATCCCACGGGTTCGCCCCAGATCTCGATCAGCTGCCTCAGTGTCAGCACGGTCAGCGGTCTTCGACGTTGAACAGGATCATGCCGTTGCCAACCCGGGCTGTCCTGGCCAGGAGGCGCTGATCGGACGATTCGATCGTGAGGGCGCTGAAGCCCTCGGCCTCAAGTCGCTCCCACCAGCTCTCGGCCAGCGCCTGGCGACGGGCTTGGGGCCAATCCAGCCAGTCGTCCGACACGAGCAGGCGCACGCTGTTGCGGCTCAGTTGGGGTTCGGCGGCAAGAATCAGCCCATCGGAATCGTCAGCGGCGAGGAACTGCAACAGAGGGTCGAGGCGCGGCAACGCAGCTTCCGGCTCAGGAGCTGGTTCAGGGGCTGGTTCCGGTGCTGAATCTGGGGCTGGCTCTGGAACTGGTGCTTGGACAGGCTCCGTGGCCGGCTGTCCCGGCAGAAGCCGGGCTTCAGGCAGGGGCGTGGTGGTGAGCTGCTCCACCTGGGGAGGTGGGGTTGGCTCGGGGTGCAGCCGCTGCCATTGCATCACTCCTGCAGCG is a genomic window containing:
- the murF gene encoding UDP-N-acetylmuramoyl-tripeptide--D-alanyl-D-alanine ligase; its protein translation is MLTLRQLIEIWGEPVGLQHPELLDQPLGPVCTDSRQLVAGAFFVPLVGERFDGHRFLPEAAARSAQAAVVATAWSDPMPSGLLHWRVNDTLEAYQMLARAHRRQLPCPVVAVTGSAGKTTTRELIRAALAPLGVVQASIGNNNNDVGVPLTVLGVGPEHGAAVIEMGMRGPGEIARLSRCAEPQIAVITNIGTAHIGRLGSREAIAAAKCEITASLAADGLVVIPAGDPLLEAALAQCWRGRVRRVALEGDALGSVRPEAPVDRLGVVDACAGVLRLDGFAIRLPLEGRHNARNLLLALTVAEELGVPLAQLQDLQVAVPGGRNRRMELAGIQVLDETYNASPEAVLAALELLAQQAGRRFAVLGTMLELGDQSVALHRQVAERAVACGIDGLVLVMAGAEADAMAEAAAALPRLQRVDTPEQAVPVLAAWLQSGDTLLLKASRGVALERLLPELGRALA